The proteins below are encoded in one region of Peptoniphilus sp. GNH:
- a CDS encoding sodium-dependent transporter, translating into MTKKTEGFSSVFGFILVAIGLALGIGSLWRFPYVVGENGGAIFIITYVLIILLIGIPLMCAEVTIGFNTQKTAISAYKKLSPKSKWYMAGYLHTLAAILILGYTAPIYAWIVKYVIASINGDFINLNTEGIVNYFNNFRGDYNKVFILFFANLILNGLVIIFGIQKGIERISKILLPLLFAIMAIIIVHSLSLAGAREGLEFLFKPDFSKFTLSSLVICLGQAFFALGLAMLGSMVFGSYIKDPKEKIFKSTSIICLALIIAGVLAGLMIIPIVFSTGLEPNEGVALTFLSLPSAFNMISYGRIFSILFYIGFYIAAFTSSVGVLEAVVGLFMEEFKISRIKSLIFASIIVLIIAYFSINYDFVFNFLDKLESNYILVIGCLLITIFSAYVWGIDRLVEAANIKNPFVKIWMTLSLKYISPILITIIFITNFLNK; encoded by the coding sequence ATGACTAAAAAAACGGAAGGATTCTCATCTGTATTTGGATTTATCTTGGTGGCAATCGGGTTGGCACTTGGCATAGGCTCCCTATGGCGTTTTCCATATGTAGTAGGAGAAAATGGAGGTGCTATATTTATAATAACCTATGTTTTAATAATCCTCTTAATCGGAATTCCACTTATGTGTGCAGAAGTTACGATAGGATTTAACACTCAAAAGACAGCCATTTCAGCCTATAAAAAACTAAGCCCCAAAAGTAAGTGGTATATGGCAGGGTATTTGCACACACTTGCAGCAATTTTGATATTAGGCTATACTGCTCCAATCTATGCCTGGATAGTGAAATATGTCATTGCCTCTATAAATGGTGACTTTATAAATCTAAACACAGAGGGTATTGTAAATTATTTTAATAATTTCAGGGGAGATTACAACAAAGTATTCATCTTATTTTTTGCAAATTTAATATTAAATGGACTTGTAATTATATTTGGAATCCAAAAGGGCATTGAGAGAATTTCTAAAATACTTCTGCCCTTGTTATTTGCAATAATGGCGATTATAATAGTCCACTCTTTGAGTTTGGCTGGAGCAAGGGAGGGATTAGAATTTTTATTTAAACCTGATTTTTCTAAATTCACCTTGTCATCACTTGTTATTTGTCTAGGACAAGCATTTTTTGCCTTGGGGCTTGCCATGCTCGGCTCTATGGTATTTGGTTCTTACATAAAAGATCCAAAAGAAAAAATTTTTAAATCTACAAGCATTATATGTTTGGCACTTATAATTGCAGGTGTGCTTGCTGGTCTTATGATTATACCAATTGTGTTTTCAACAGGACTTGAGCCAAATGAAGGAGTGGCGCTGACTTTTTTATCTCTCCCAAGTGCCTTTAACATGATATCCTATGGCAGAATTTTTTCTATTTTATTTTATATAGGATTTTATATAGCGGCTTTCACATCAAGCGTAGGAGTTCTAGAAGCAGTGGTCGGTCTTTTTATGGAGGAATTTAAAATTTCAAGAATCAAAAGTTTGATTTTTGCATCTATAATAGTTTTGATTATAGCTTATTTTTCCATAAACTATGACTTTGTGTTTAACTTTTTAGATAAACTCGAATCCAATTATATTCTTGTAATAGGATGTCTTTTAATAACAATATTTTCGGCTTATGTTTGGGGAATTGATAGACTGGTTGAAGCGGCAAATATTAAAAATCCATTTGTAAAGATTTGGATGACACTTTCTCTTAAATATATAAGTCCCATTCTGATTACAATAATTTTTATAACTAATTTTTTGAATAAATAA
- a CDS encoding ABC transporter ATP-binding protein: MLKVENLNIYYGNIHAIKGISFSVEEGETVCLIGANGAGKTTTLQSISGLIPIKSGSIIFKGKDISKEKAHIITSLGIAQVPEGRRIFTKLTVEDNLLLGSYMYKRVDDEILERIFERFPILFERKKQLAGTLSGGEQQMLAMGRALMTRPKLLLLDEPSMGLSPLFVEKIFEVIEQLKKEGTTILLVEQNAGLALEIADRAYVLETGKIVNEGQAEDLKNDASLKAAYLGE; encoded by the coding sequence TTGCTTAAAGTTGAAAACTTAAATATATACTATGGAAATATACATGCGATAAAAGGAATAAGTTTTTCGGTTGAGGAAGGAGAAACTGTATGCCTTATTGGAGCAAATGGAGCAGGAAAGACTACGACCTTGCAGAGCATTTCAGGACTAATTCCCATAAAAAGTGGAAGCATTATTTTTAAGGGCAAGGATATTTCTAAAGAAAAAGCTCATATCATAACTTCTCTTGGAATAGCTCAAGTGCCAGAAGGAAGAAGAATTTTTACTAAACTCACAGTAGAAGATAATCTTTTACTGGGCTCATATATGTATAAGCGTGTAGATGATGAAATCCTTGAAAGAATATTTGAAAGATTTCCAATTTTATTTGAAAGAAAAAAACAATTAGCAGGTACTCTTTCAGGAGGAGAGCAACAAATGCTTGCTATGGGAAGAGCCCTTATGACAAGACCAAAACTTCTACTCTTGGATGAACCTTCCATGGGTCTATCACCACTTTTTGTGGAGAAAATTTTTGAAGTAATTGAACAGCTAAAAAAAGAAGGAACAACCATCTTACTTGTGGAACAAAATGCTGGCTTGGCACTTGAAATAGCGGATAGGGCCTATGTGCTCGAAACAGGAAAAATAGTAAATGAAGGACAAGCTGAGGATTTAAAAAATGATGCTAGTCTTAAAGCTGCATATCTTGGAGAATAG
- a CDS encoding ABC transporter ATP-binding protein: MTNLVLECKNVGIQFGGLKAVWDFNLKIEKGQLYGLIGPNGAGKTTAFNLITGVYKPSCGEIYLDGDRIDGFEVTKIVNKGIARTFQNIRLFDNLSVLNNVKIALNSYMSYGILSGTFRMPKFWKEEISANERALEILKIFDLDKYSTLPAKSLAYGQQRKLEIARAMATRPKLLLLDEPAAGMNPTETEELMATIKLLRDKFDVTILLIEHDMKLVLGICEKLLVLNYGSPLCEGDPREVINNKKVIEAYLGKGAGSLA; encoded by the coding sequence ATGACTAATCTAGTTTTGGAATGCAAAAATGTAGGTATCCAATTTGGTGGACTAAAGGCTGTGTGGGATTTCAATTTAAAAATAGAAAAAGGACAGCTTTATGGCCTCATAGGACCAAATGGTGCAGGAAAGACTACCGCATTTAATCTTATAACAGGAGTCTACAAGCCAAGCTGCGGAGAGATTTATCTAGATGGAGATAGGATTGATGGATTTGAAGTTACAAAAATAGTAAACAAGGGTATTGCCAGAACATTTCAAAACATTAGACTTTTTGACAATCTTAGTGTGTTGAATAATGTTAAGATAGCTCTCAATTCTTATATGTCATATGGAATACTAAGCGGAACATTTAGAATGCCTAAATTTTGGAAGGAAGAAATTTCTGCAAATGAAAGGGCTCTTGAAATTTTAAAGATTTTTGACTTAGATAAATATTCTACTTTACCAGCAAAAAGCCTTGCTTATGGTCAACAGAGAAAACTAGAAATCGCAAGGGCTATGGCTACAAGACCTAAATTACTTTTACTAGATGAGCCAGCAGCTGGCATGAATCCGACAGAAACAGAAGAGCTTATGGCAACTATTAAACTTCTAAGAGATAAATTTGATGTGACCATACTTTTGATTGAACATGACATGAAATTGGTCTTGGGAATATGTGAAAAGCTTCTAGTTTTAAATTATGGTAGCCCGCTTTGTGAAGGAGATCCTAGAGAAGTTATTAATAATAAAAAAGTTATTGAGGCCTATCTCGGAAAGGGGGCTGGCAGTCTTGCTTAA
- a CDS encoding branched-chain amino acid ABC transporter permease yields MKKQKIGMYIITLILLLALYGIILILNNIGIVNGYALTVLRLVCINIILATSLNITVGNLGQITLGHAGFMSIGAYGAALFMKAGFVHGLTGYIISLFLGGILACLVGIIIGIPALRLKGDYLAIVTLAFGEIIRVLIEYFDFTGGAQGLSGIPKMKSFDLIYVITCICVFCMYSFMTSRHGRAILAIREDETASEASGVNTTYYKTLAFAISAFFAGIAGAIYAQNIGVIDAKVFDYNKSFDILVMVVLGGMGSFTGAVISSTILTIVPELLRSFSSYRMIVYSLVLIAMMIFRPEGLLGRREFMLSKVLRLVSNGNEKFKRKEKAGEDDD; encoded by the coding sequence ATGAAAAAACAAAAAATTGGAATGTATATAATAACTCTTATTCTTTTGCTTGCCTTATATGGAATTATTTTGATTTTAAATAATATTGGAATTGTAAATGGCTATGCCCTTACAGTTCTTAGACTGGTTTGTATAAATATAATACTTGCAACTAGTTTAAATATTACAGTAGGTAACCTTGGGCAAATAACCTTGGGTCATGCAGGATTTATGTCAATTGGAGCCTATGGTGCGGCGCTTTTTATGAAAGCAGGATTTGTACATGGACTTACTGGATACATTATATCCCTATTTTTGGGAGGCATTTTAGCCTGCCTTGTTGGAATAATAATTGGTATACCTGCCTTGAGGCTAAAGGGAGATTATTTGGCAATTGTCACTCTCGCTTTTGGTGAAATAATAAGAGTTTTGATTGAATATTTTGACTTTACTGGGGGAGCACAGGGACTAAGTGGAATACCAAAGATGAAGAGCTTTGATTTGATTTATGTCATAACTTGCATCTGTGTTTTTTGTATGTATAGCTTCATGACTTCACGACATGGCAGAGCCATTTTAGCAATTAGAGAAGATGAAACAGCCTCGGAAGCATCTGGAGTAAACACCACTTATTACAAGACTTTGGCATTTGCGATATCAGCTTTTTTTGCTGGAATTGCAGGAGCTATCTATGCACAAAACATAGGAGTAATTGACGCCAAGGTGTTTGACTATAACAAGTCTTTTGATATTTTGGTAATGGTAGTTTTGGGTGGCATGGGTTCTTTTACAGGAGCTGTAATATCTTCAACTATATTGACAATCGTTCCAGAACTTTTGCGTTCATTCTCAAGTTACAGGATGATTGTATATTCGCTTGTATTGATTGCTATGATGATTTTTAGACCAGAAGGCCTTTTGGGAAGACGTGAATTTATGCTTTCTAAAGTTCTCAGATTGGTAAGCAACGGAAATGAAAAGTTCAAGCGAAAAGAAAAGGCGGGTGAAGACGATGACTAA
- a CDS encoding branched-chain amino acid ABC transporter permease yields MDFILQIFNGLQLGSIYALVALGYTMVYGIALLINFAHGEIIMVGSYTAAFTIILFLSNMGLPLWLSFIPAIIVCTILGVLIERIAYKPLRNSPRISNLITAIGVSLLLQNLVMKLFGAGAKSVPSIFPYPPIKILGLEIPIVTIVTILMTGILTFSLTLFMKNTKQGKAMMAVSEDYKASELVGINVDTSLTLTFAIGSALAGVASVLYLGAYPQAQALMGSLLGIKAFTAAVIGGIGLIPGAVLGGLLIGIIEALTIAYISSRLANAIVFGILIIVLLVKPAGLLGKNEREKV; encoded by the coding sequence ATGGATTTTATACTTCAGATTTTTAATGGCTTACAACTAGGGTCCATATATGCCCTTGTTGCTCTTGGCTATACCATGGTTTATGGGATTGCTCTGCTTATTAATTTTGCTCACGGAGAAATTATAATGGTGGGGTCATATACAGCTGCATTTACAATTATTTTATTTTTGAGCAATATGGGTCTACCTCTTTGGTTGTCTTTTATACCAGCGATAATTGTATGCACTATTTTGGGAGTTTTGATTGAGAGAATTGCTTATAAGCCTTTGAGAAATTCTCCCAGGATTTCCAATTTAATAACAGCCATAGGAGTGTCGCTTTTACTACAAAATTTAGTTATGAAACTTTTTGGTGCTGGAGCAAAATCTGTGCCTTCAATATTCCCATATCCTCCTATAAAAATTTTGGGACTTGAAATACCGATAGTTACCATAGTAACTATTTTAATGACTGGAATTTTAACTTTTTCACTTACACTTTTTATGAAAAATACAAAGCAGGGCAAGGCTATGATGGCTGTGAGCGAGGACTATAAAGCATCAGAACTTGTGGGAATAAATGTAGATACAAGCCTTACTCTGACATTTGCCATAGGATCAGCCTTGGCTGGCGTGGCATCAGTTTTATATCTGGGGGCCTATCCTCAAGCCCAAGCTCTAATGGGATCTTTGCTGGGGATAAAGGCTTTTACAGCTGCTGTAATAGGTGGAATAGGACTAATCCCAGGGGCGGTGCTTGGAGGACTTTTGATTGGCATAATAGAGGCCTTGACAATAGCTTATATTTCAAGTAGATTGGCAAATGCAATAGTCTTTGGCATATTGATTATAGTTCTTCTGGTAAAACCTGCTGGTCTATTAGGAAAGAATGAGAGGGAGAAGGTATAA
- a CDS encoding ABC transporter substrate-binding protein: MKKKLVVLLSALLLLSGCGTSNNAGEKKQEASADSSEVIKLGGIIPKSGPVANYGNSTENGIKMAVEEINENGGINGKKIEYISEDDKGDSTEAMNVYSKFVESGVNGIVGPITSKPALAVAENSVNDGIPVVTPTGTMESITEGNGNVFRICFTDPMQGLLLANFASGKLGAKTVAVLRNNSSDYSNGVSDKFISSCKEKGLEVLADEGYGSSDKDFKAQLTNIKSKNPDVLLISDYYENNIVVVRQARDLGLKSTIIGPDGWDGVLGVVAKGEESSLDGIYFTNHYSVKDTKEVVKNFVDNYKSKYGEDPSAFSALGYDAIYAYKNAFENTKSMDYKDVVEALKKVEIEGVTGSLKFGENNNPIKSCAIMKIQDGQYILDSYVGAE; the protein is encoded by the coding sequence ATGAAAAAAAAGTTAGTGGTTTTGCTATCCGCACTTCTGTTACTTTCAGGATGCGGCACAAGCAATAATGCAGGAGAGAAAAAACAAGAGGCGAGTGCAGATTCAAGTGAGGTTATAAAACTTGGAGGTATAATTCCAAAAAGTGGACCTGTTGCCAATTATGGTAACTCTACTGAAAATGGAATTAAGATGGCAGTAGAAGAAATAAACGAAAATGGTGGAATCAACGGAAAGAAAATTGAATATATTTCCGAAGATGACAAGGGAGACTCAACCGAAGCCATGAATGTCTATTCGAAATTTGTTGAAAGTGGAGTAAATGGCATAGTAGGACCTATAACTTCAAAGCCAGCCTTGGCAGTAGCTGAAAATTCTGTAAATGATGGAATACCAGTAGTAACACCGACAGGAACTATGGAGTCTATTACCGAAGGAAATGGAAATGTATTTAGAATATGTTTTACTGACCCAATGCAAGGACTTTTGCTTGCTAATTTTGCATCAGGAAAGCTAGGAGCAAAGACTGTTGCTGTTTTGAGGAATAATTCGTCAGACTATTCAAATGGAGTTTCAGATAAGTTCATTTCAAGCTGCAAGGAAAAAGGACTTGAAGTCTTGGCAGACGAAGGATATGGAAGTTCTGATAAAGATTTCAAGGCACAGTTAACCAATATTAAGAGCAAAAATCCTGATGTACTTTTGATTTCCGATTATTATGAAAATAACATTGTTGTTGTAAGACAAGCAAGAGACCTAGGACTAAAATCAACTATAATAGGTCCTGATGGATGGGATGGAGTGCTTGGCGTTGTAGCAAAGGGCGAAGAATCAAGCTTAGATGGAATCTATTTCACTAATCACTATTCAGTAAAAGACACTAAAGAAGTTGTCAAAAACTTTGTAGACAATTATAAATCTAAGTATGGCGAAGATCCTTCTGCTTTTTCAGCTTTAGGATATGATGCGATTTATGCTTATAAAAACGCATTCGAAAACACAAAGTCCATGGACTATAAGGATGTAGTTGAAGCTCTTAAAAAAGTTGAAATTGAAGGAGTTACTGGTTCTTTGAAGTTTGGAGAAAATAACAATCCTATTAAATCGTGTGCAATAATGAAAATTCAAGATGGTCAATATATTTTGGATTCATATGTAGGAGCTGAATAA
- a CDS encoding ABC transporter permease: protein MNNIAIILSITLLYSTPLIFTALGGVLSENAGIVNIGLEGMMSVGAVTASIVGFYVGNPWIAFLAGGLAGCAMSLLHAIATVSFQADHVVSGIALNLIGPGLSLLLCRLFFEGAAMSKPIPFESKMQIMFKDVFPDGSVVGSILNQYPTVYLVFILVLLVWFLLYKTRLGLRIRSVGEHPEAAETLGINVYFIKYICVLASGFLAGLGGASMSLAIVSSFRETLISGQGFIALAAVIFGGWKPQGAMLACLLFGAAQGLSVYLGSVGMNIDANLLSMIPYAITLIVLIAFVKGSKAPSADGKPYQRAK from the coding sequence ATGAATAATATAGCTATAATTTTGAGTATAACTCTTCTTTATTCGACACCTTTAATTTTTACAGCTTTAGGCGGCGTTTTGAGTGAAAATGCAGGAATTGTAAACATAGGCCTTGAAGGTATGATGTCTGTTGGAGCAGTTACTGCTTCTATAGTTGGATTTTATGTAGGAAATCCTTGGATAGCTTTTTTAGCAGGTGGCTTGGCAGGTTGCGCCATGTCTTTACTCCATGCAATCGCGACTGTTTCATTTCAAGCAGATCATGTTGTATCTGGTATAGCTTTGAACTTGATAGGACCAGGTTTATCATTGCTTTTATGTAGATTGTTCTTTGAAGGAGCAGCTATGTCTAAGCCGATACCTTTTGAATCAAAAATGCAAATAATGTTTAAAGATGTATTTCCAGATGGCTCAGTAGTAGGATCAATTTTGAATCAATATCCTACGGTGTATCTGGTTTTCATCTTAGTTCTATTGGTTTGGTTTTTACTTTATAAGACAAGACTTGGCTTGAGAATAAGATCAGTCGGAGAACATCCAGAAGCTGCTGAAACCTTGGGAATAAATGTATATTTTATAAAATATATTTGTGTTCTGGCATCGGGATTTCTAGCTGGACTAGGCGGAGCGTCTATGTCTCTTGCAATTGTTTCATCATTTAGAGAAACATTGATATCTGGCCAAGGATTTATAGCTTTGGCAGCAGTAATTTTTGGAGGATGGAAACCGCAGGGAGCTATGCTTGCATGTCTGCTATTTGGAGCAGCTCAAGGACTTTCCGTGTACTTAGGATCTGTAGGAATGAATATAGATGCAAATCTACTTTCTATGATTCCTTATGCAATTACATTAATCGTTCTTATTGCCTTTGTAAAAGGATCAAAGGCACCGTCAGCAGATGGCAAGCCTTATCAAAGGGCTAAGTAG
- a CDS encoding ABC transporter permease, producing MKKNRLFYTLVSIIIGLLVGSLILIINGTNPVEAYKIIILGAIGKPKYIGWTLVNAMPIILTGISVAFAFQTGLFNIGAEGQFIVGSIASCLLGIFLKLPPIVHAVVCLIGGTLAGAIWGGLVGIMKARFTVNEVISSIMLNWIAFYGSNHLLSYPAIRKPASDFSYPIRDTASTMVLQHWKVSKEGLEFFKDHKILKGFLNPPINWGIIVAILVAILIWFVLNKTTLGYRLKAVGFNRYAAEYGGIDIKKSTVVTMTISGAISGLAGACMMQGVSLSLVQMGGQLGYGFNGMAVSLIAANNPILCIPAGLLFAGLNYGGTKLTTLPGTYSEITKVVIGLIVFSISMPNLLDIIKGIFSKKAAKGENK from the coding sequence ATGAAGAAAAATAGACTGTTTTATACCCTAGTGTCAATTATAATAGGATTACTTGTAGGATCTTTGATATTGATTATAAATGGTACTAATCCCGTAGAAGCTTATAAAATTATTATTTTAGGGGCAATTGGCAAGCCTAAATATATAGGTTGGACACTTGTAAATGCTATGCCAATTATTTTGACAGGCATTTCTGTAGCCTTTGCTTTTCAAACAGGACTTTTTAATATTGGAGCAGAAGGACAATTTATTGTTGGCTCAATAGCATCTTGTCTTCTTGGAATATTTTTAAAACTTCCACCAATTGTGCATGCCGTAGTTTGCCTAATAGGAGGAACCTTAGCTGGGGCTATTTGGGGAGGTCTTGTAGGTATTATGAAGGCCAGGTTTACAGTTAACGAAGTTATATCGTCAATAATGTTAAACTGGATAGCCTTCTATGGCAGCAATCACCTCTTGTCATATCCAGCTATAAGAAAACCAGCATCTGATTTTTCCTATCCTATAAGGGACACTGCATCGACTATGGTTTTACAACACTGGAAGGTATCCAAGGAAGGATTGGAATTTTTTAAAGATCACAAAATTTTAAAGGGATTTTTGAATCCACCAATTAATTGGGGGATTATAGTTGCAATACTTGTTGCTATATTGATTTGGTTTGTTTTAAACAAGACAACCTTAGGATATAGACTAAAGGCGGTTGGATTTAATAGGTACGCCGCAGAATATGGTGGGATAGATATCAAAAAATCCACAGTTGTTACCATGACAATATCTGGCGCAATTTCTGGACTTGCTGGAGCTTGTATGATGCAAGGAGTTTCTTTGAGCTTGGTTCAAATGGGAGGACAATTGGGATATGGATTTAATGGTATGGCAGTTTCACTTATTGCTGCCAATAATCCTATATTGTGTATACCAGCAGGACTTCTATTTGCCGGACTTAACTATGGTGGAACTAAGCTTACTACACTTCCAGGAACTTATTCGGAAATTACAAAAGTAGTAATAGGCTTGATTGTATTTTCAATTTCTATGCCAAATCTTTTGGATATAATAAAAGGAATTTTTTCAAAAAAAGCTGCTAAGGGGGAAAATAAATGA
- a CDS encoding ABC transporter ATP-binding protein, translating into MKNITKKFGDFTANDNIDLMVKKGEIHALLGENGAGKSTLMNILYGLYLPTSGDIYINGEKAIIRDANDAIKYGLGMVHQHFMLVNPFTVVENIILGMEPTKGLKLDMKKAREDVTSLSKKYGLYINPDEKIEDITVGMQQRVEILKTLFRGADILIFDEPTAVLTPQEIEELGNILKALKEVGKTIIIITHKLKEIKAMADRCTIIRRGKKIDTVDVDKVTENDLADMMVGRKVTLTVNKEKREAMDTVLEIRDLVVKDSRKLNIVNGLNLDLKNGEILGIAGVDGNGQSQLIEALTGLCKAESGSIKIHGKEMLNKTPKEIHEAGLYNIPENRQKRGLVLEFSVAQNLILENYNQEPFAKGCILNENSISKNAQELMEKFDIRPRKESYPAGSLSGGNQQKVIIAREITQNPDILLAAQPTRGLDVGAIEYVHRFLVNQRDAGKAVLLISFELDEIFALSDRIAVIYEGKILDIKKADETDEKEIGLLMAGGKNEEK; encoded by the coding sequence ATGAAAAATATCACCAAAAAATTTGGTGACTTCACTGCAAATGATAATATTGATCTCATGGTAAAAAAGGGCGAGATTCACGCTCTACTTGGTGAAAATGGAGCTGGAAAATCTACGCTTATGAATATTCTCTATGGTCTTTATTTGCCAACCAGTGGGGACATATATATCAATGGGGAGAAAGCTATAATTAGAGATGCTAATGATGCTATTAAGTATGGATTAGGTATGGTGCATCAGCACTTTATGCTCGTAAATCCATTTACGGTTGTGGAAAATATTATACTCGGGATGGAGCCGACAAAAGGGCTCAAGCTTGATATGAAAAAAGCTAGGGAAGATGTGACATCCCTATCAAAAAAGTATGGACTATACATAAATCCTGATGAAAAAATCGAAGATATAACTGTGGGTATGCAGCAGAGAGTAGAGATTTTAAAAACTCTGTTTAGGGGTGCAGATATCTTAATTTTTGATGAGCCTACAGCTGTACTGACTCCTCAGGAAATCGAGGAATTAGGAAATATTTTAAAAGCATTAAAAGAAGTCGGAAAGACAATCATAATAATAACCCATAAGCTAAAAGAAATAAAAGCCATGGCTGACCGATGCACCATCATAAGAAGGGGAAAGAAAATAGACACAGTTGATGTGGACAAGGTAACTGAAAATGATCTAGCAGACATGATGGTAGGAAGAAAGGTAACTCTCACAGTAAATAAGGAAAAAAGAGAGGCCATGGATACTGTATTGGAAATAAGGGATCTTGTGGTTAAGGATTCCAGAAAATTGAATATAGTAAATGGCTTGAATTTGGACTTAAAAAATGGAGAAATCTTAGGAATTGCCGGAGTCGATGGCAATGGACAGTCCCAGTTAATAGAAGCCCTTACTGGACTTTGCAAGGCTGAATCTGGTTCTATAAAGATTCATGGAAAGGAAATGTTAAACAAGACTCCTAAAGAAATACACGAAGCTGGTTTATATAACATTCCTGAAAATAGACAAAAAAGAGGATTAGTTTTAGAGTTTTCTGTTGCTCAAAATTTAATTCTAGAAAATTACAATCAGGAGCCCTTTGCCAAGGGGTGCATTTTGAATGAAAATTCCATATCTAAAAATGCTCAAGAATTGATGGAGAAATTTGACATAAGACCCAGAAAGGAGTCTTATCCAGCTGGCTCTCTTTCAGGAGGCAATCAACAAAAGGTCATAATAGCGAGAGAAATTACTCAAAATCCAGACATTCTTCTAGCAGCTCAACCGACAAGAGGCTTGGATGTAGGGGCAATAGAATATGTGCACAGGTTTTTAGTAAATCAAAGAGATGCAGGCAAGGCTGTTCTTCTCATATCTTTTGAGCTTGATGAAATATTTGCCTTATCAGATAGAATAGCTGTAATCTATGAAGGCAAGATTTTAGATATTAAGAAGGCTGATGAAACCGATGAAAAGGAAATTGGATTGTTGATGGCAGGGGGAAAAAATGAAGAAAAATAG
- a CDS encoding BMP family ABC transporter substrate-binding protein: MKKKTSLTAIILAGALLLVGCGGPKDGGNKKNEKANEKAAGQEQKGEAAKSELKIGFVTDEGGINDQSFNQGVWEGIKKAEADFGVTTTFVESKTADEYAQNLETIADQNPDVVIAAGFKMADDVFAFAQNNPEIKVAVVDVDPTAMVKDGKPLTAPNNILGLMFKANEPSFLVGYIAGLTTETNKVGFVGGQESPLISAFDYGYRAGVAYAAHEKGTPVECSVQYVGNFSEAQKGKSIANTMFQNGADIVYHAAGGAGDGVINAAQEQGKWAIGVDRDQNSLAPDNVLTSAMKNANVVVYNLIKDIVEKDNFEGGKTNVYGLKDEGAVGIAPTSDKNVKPEVLEKTKEIEKKIIDGEIVVPDSEETFNQFQAGLK; this comes from the coding sequence ATGAAAAAGAAAACATCACTGACTGCTATTATTTTAGCAGGAGCTTTGCTACTTGTTGGTTGCGGTGGACCAAAAGATGGTGGCAACAAGAAGAATGAAAAAGCTAATGAAAAGGCAGCTGGCCAAGAACAAAAAGGTGAAGCAGCAAAGTCGGAGTTAAAGATAGGATTTGTTACTGACGAAGGCGGTATCAATGACCAATCTTTCAACCAAGGAGTTTGGGAAGGTATCAAAAAAGCAGAAGCTGATTTTGGTGTAACTACTACATTCGTAGAATCAAAGACTGCTGATGAATACGCTCAAAACCTTGAAACAATAGCAGATCAAAATCCTGATGTAGTAATCGCTGCAGGATTTAAGATGGCAGACGATGTATTCGCATTTGCTCAAAACAACCCTGAAATCAAGGTTGCAGTTGTAGACGTTGACCCAACCGCTATGGTTAAAGACGGAAAGCCTCTTACAGCTCCAAACAACATTTTGGGACTTATGTTTAAGGCTAACGAACCATCATTCTTAGTTGGTTATATAGCAGGGCTTACAACTGAAACTAACAAAGTAGGTTTTGTTGGTGGACAAGAATCTCCACTAATCAGTGCTTTTGACTATGGTTATAGAGCAGGTGTTGCTTATGCAGCACACGAAAAAGGAACTCCAGTTGAATGTAGCGTTCAATATGTAGGAAACTTCTCAGAAGCTCAAAAAGGTAAGTCAATAGCAAACACAATGTTCCAAAACGGTGCAGATATAGTTTATCATGCAGCTGGTGGAGCAGGAGACGGTGTTATAAACGCTGCTCAAGAACAAGGCAAGTGGGCTATCGGTGTTGATAGAGATCAAAACTCTTTGGCACCTGATAATGTATTGACTTCAGCTATGAAGAATGCAAATGTTGTAGTTTATAACCTAATCAAAGATATTGTTGAAAAAGACAACTTTGAAGGTGGAAAGACTAACGTATATGGTCTTAAAGATGAAGGCGCTGTAGGTATCGCTCCTACAAGTGATAAGAATGTAAAACCTGAAGTTCTTGAAAAAACTAAAGAAATAGAAAAGAAAATCATTGACGGAGAAATAGTTGTTCCTGACAGTGAAGAAACTTTCAATCAATTCCAAGCAGGTTTAAAATAA